The genomic region ACCGTTACTGCGGAGTGCGGAATGCGGAGTGCGGAATAACTTCCCTCGATGGAAATCATCAGCAAAAAAACCGTCTGGAAAGGCAATTTTATGAGCGCGGTGGAGATCACCTACCGCGACGCCCGGGGAGCGGTGCGTACCTGGGAGGCCCTCGAACGCGTCGGCGTCAGCGGTATCGTGGTCATGATCGCTGTCACGCCTTCCCATAATGTCATTCTTGAAAAGCAATTCCGGCCGCCGATGGGCCGGGACGTCATCGAACTTCCCGCGGGACTTGTTGATCCCGGAGAATCCATGGAAGCTGCCGCGAACCGTGAACTGATCGAGGAAACCGGCTGGTCAGCGGGGAAAATAGAATTTCTCGCCGAAGGTCCGATCTCAACAGGCGCCTCAACCGAAGCGCTCCGGGCCTATCTGTGCACGGAGCTTGTCCATGTGGGAAAGAACGGGGGGGACGACAACGAGATCATTGAAGTGACCGAGGTCCCGATACAGAAGGTCCAGGATTTTCTCCGCGCCGCGCAGATGGGCGGCACGCTTGTGGACTTGAAGGTGTTCGGGTTGGTGGAGTTGGCAAGGAAGGCATTAGAGCTTTAATCTAAAATTCCCCCTCACCCTAACCCTCTCCCCTGTGGGGCGAGGAAACTTTTTTACTTCCTCTCCCCGAGGGGAGAGGACTGAGGTGAGGGGGGCATTGTCCTTGGTGAGTCGCTGGCTCATGACTGTTGCACTTCAGAACGCCATCAGCATTTTCATGCAATGTCGATGAAATTCCTTATCTGTTTATCGTAATCATCCATGCCCACAAAATGGATCGTCTGGAGCCCCTGCCCCTGTGCCCGTTTGATGTGATTGATATTGTCATCAACAAAAAGAGTTTCTCCCGTCTTGACACCGAGAGCCGTGCATACATCCCCGA from Nitrospirota bacterium harbors:
- a CDS encoding NUDIX hydrolase — encoded protein: MEIISKKTVWKGNFMSAVEITYRDARGAVRTWEALERVGVSGIVVMIAVTPSHNVILEKQFRPPMGRDVIELPAGLVDPGESMEAAANRELIEETGWSAGKIEFLAEGPISTGASTEALRAYLCTELVHVGKNGGDDNEIIEVTEVPIQKVQDFLRAAQMGGTLVDLKVFGLVELARKALEL